The genomic segment ATGGTTCATGTTGATGTAGTAGCTTACATGACACCGGATGAAGCAGGAAGGCAGGAACTGTTCAATTTCAGCGATGCTGTAATGGGAGGAAAACAGGGGTGCCGGCTTGCTGCCTGCATAATAATCATCGTAAAACTGGGTGCGGCGGTTTTCATTTTCAATGAATACCACATCCGCCGCCGGCAGGGAAACTAGCTTGTTGTCGGCTTCCCGGATATGGATCATGGGTCGGAGAATGGGCAGATGGTGGTTGATATTCAGCACCACCCGTGCTACCTTTTCCGGAGTAAAGGGCTTGGTGATAAAGCCGGAGGGCATGACGGAAAACACGTTTTCCCAGTACTGGGTATAGGCAGTGATAAACACGATCAGGCACAGGGGATAGTGCTGTTTGATGTATTCGGCAAAGCGGATGCCGTTTTCATCGTGCTCCAGTCGGATATCCTGGAACAGCACGGCGGTGTCCCCGGACAACTGCCGGATTGCATCCGCCTCCGTGGAGGCTGTCCGGATGTCCTGCTCGGTGTTATTGGGATCGGACAGCAAAAGCGTGCGCAGCTGGGCACAATGCGCCGGGTCGTCATCGTAAATCAGATACATGATTGGCTCCAATGGTATATAGGCAACGTGCCGCAAGTTCTTTGCGGTGTTGCCTGTAGTTTTGATGCTGCATCCTGTGGGTGCGTTATTTTCATTGTAGCATATTTGTCGAATTTGGTCAACGGCGGCACAGCGTACATGCTTCATTCTTTGTTCCCTGTCTTAGATTTACTCCATATCAAAAAAACAAGCCAGGCATATGCCTGGCTTGTTTTTATGCTTCGATTTGCTTTCCAAGAAACTGGGCGGCTGCCGTAATCAGACTCACCTGCAGCTCCGAGGGGGACTTGCCGTCTCCCAGGAATGCCACCGCCCCGGTCACATCTCCGGAGGTGAAAATAGGCTGACAGGCAATGGCGCTCTTGTCGATGCCCTCCACCGAGAAAAAGGTCTGCTCCGGCTTGCCTGCATAACTGCGCCGGTTTTCCATCAGATCCTCCAGCGCCGGAGACACCCGCCGCTCGTGGAATTCCTTTTTCGGCACACCTGCTACTGCGACCACATGATCCCGGTCAAACACCACCGTGGGGCAGCCTGCAAGCTTATGCATGATCTCCGCCACCTGGGCGGCGTTTTCGCCGATCTCGTTGATGGCGGAATATTTTTTGAAAATGACCTCTCCGTCATTGCTGGTGTAGATCTCCAGAGGGTCTCCCTCCCGGATCCGCATGGTGCGGCGGATCTCCTTGGGGATGACCACCCGTCCCAGATCATCGATTCTTCTGACTATCCCTGTGGCTTTCATTGCTTCATACCTCGCAATCCATAGATTTGTTTGCAGTTCTAGTATTTGTTTGTGGGATTGGAATATACACGCCACAGGGCTTCGTTATTTTTTGGCAGAGGACAGGGCGGATTCCAGCTCTGCATTCTGCTATGTTTCTGCAACGTCGAACAAAACACGTCTGACGACTGTTTATCATTGCATCAATGAGCTTGCGTTATACCTGCACCTGCGCATGGCTTCCGCCCGCAGGCTGCTTGGTCACAAGGATCTGCTTATCAATTTGATTTTTCAGTGCGCCCACATGGGAGATGATCCCCACCAGTCGGTTGGATTCCGTCAGGCTTTGCAATGCACGCATGGCCTGCTGCAGGGTTTCCTCATCCAGAGAACCAAAGCCCTCATCCACGAACATGGTGTCCAGCCGGATGCCGCCTGCGCTGGACTGGATCTCGTCCGACAGTCCCAGTGCCAGGGACAGGGACGCCATAAAGGACTCGCCGCCGGACAGGGTACGGACGCTGCGCTCCGTGCCGTTGTAGTGATCCACCACGCAAAGCTCCAGCCCGGACTGGCTCCGCAGATCCGTGGCGGATTGCTGTCGCTTTAATTCATACTGCCCGCTGGACATCACCAAAAACCGGCGGTTTGCCCGGCGAATGATCCGGTCAAAATAGTGCATCTGCACAAAGGTTTCCAGTGCCACCCGTTCCTTGCCGGATAGCTTGCCTGCCGCTGTGTTGGAAAGACCGCTGACCATTCGCAGCTCCTGCATGGTTTTCTCCAGTCGGGCCTGCTGTTGGAGGATGCCATCTCTGGCAGAGCGGTTCAGTCCCAACCGGCTGATCCGGTGGGTTTTTTCCTGACCTGCCTGCTGCTTGTCCTGTTCAAGCTGTCGGAGCTGTGCCTCCAGACCGGGCACATCCTCCTGCTGGTACTGGGCAAGCTGCTCCTCCAGGGTGCGGCACCGGGACTGGGCTGTGGCATGCGCCTCCCGGGCGGCGTCATAAGCCTGCTGCCGCTGTACGGCAAGCTGCTCCAACCGGCTCTGTTCCCCCTCCAGTGCGGTGATCTGTGCCTGTGCTTCCTTCCGGTCGGCAAAGGGCAGTAGCTGACTGTATTCCTCCAGCTGCTTGGCGGCAGTGGATGCCTGCTCCAGCAGCCGTGCAAGCTGCTCCCGTGCGTCGGCATAATCCGATTCCATCTGCCGTAGCTGTGCCTCGTCCCGGGGATTGGACTGCTCCAGCTCCTGCCGCCGTGCCACGTTCTGCTCCTCCCGTTGGAGTCTGCCGGACAGGCTGTCGGCAGAAATACTGGATGCCTTCTGCATCAGATTCAGCTTTTTGGGAAGCATATCCAGGGTGCAGTCCAGTTCCAGTGTCCGGGTGTGTTCCAGCAGCTGCTCCGCTGCTGCCTGTACCTGGGCATCCAGACTGCTCCGGGCATCCCGCTTTCCGGCAAGCGCATCCTCCATCTGCCGCAGGATCTGCTCCGTCTTGGGCTGTTCCGTTTCCAGTTGCCTGCGCAAGGCGATATGCTGCTCCGTTTCCGTCAGCTCCGCATCCAGCCCGGCTTGCTTGTCCTTGAGCAGGCTCTGCTCCTGCTGTAAATGCCCCGGCAGGGCGGGCAGATCCCGCTCCAGTCCCAAGGCGCTGCACTGCTCCCGGATGCTCTGGGCAAGGCTTTCCGCTTTGCCCCGGAGGGTGCCTGCATGCCGGCTTGCCTGGGTGCATGTCTGCTGGGCTTTGTCGCTGCGGTTCCGGGCAGCTTTCAGTTCGGCTTCTGTTGGCGCATTCTTTGCCGGCTGTGCCGGGTGGGGATGGGATGCAGCGCCGCATACGGGGCAGGGTGCGCCATCTTGCAGGGATGCCGCCAGGATTCCAGCCTGGGCATCCAGGAACGCCTGCTGCATCCGGTCATAGGCGTCCTTTTCCTGCTGCATGGTTTCTGCGGCAGCGGCATATGCCCGCTGTGCCTGTTCCAGCTCTCCGCTTTGGATCCGGTATGCGTCCAGCCGTTGGGCAAGGGTAGCTAGCTGCTCTGTACGCTGTTCTGCTGCCTGCTTCTGTGCCAGCAGCCGCTCCTGCCGTGCCGGAGCATCCCCCAGCGTCTGCAACTGCTCAGTGAGCTGCTCCAGGGTCTGCCGTTGCTGTCCGGCGGCATGCTCCGCCTGTTGATATGCCTGTTGAGCGGCTGCAAGCTGTCTGCACAGCTTATCATAGCCGGTCAGCTTTTCGGACAGCACTGCCAGATGTTGATCCTTCTTCTGCTGCTCCTTGATCAGTGCAGCCAGCTTTTCCCGGTTCTCTCCGGCGTTGGCGAGGCTTTTCAGCTCCAGGACATGCTTTTCGTACCGGCTGCGCCCCTGGGCAATGCGCTCCTGGGTCTGCTTGATCTCCTGCTGGCTGTGGGTCGCATCTTGCTTCATCTGTGCCAGGGTGGTGCGTAGCTGCTCCTTTTCCGCATACCGGGGCAACTGCTCCCGGATCCGGGTGATCTCTACGGTCAGCTCCTTTTGCCGGGTCTGATCCGACAGAGAAGCATCCAGCGTTGCCTTGCAGGCATCCCGCTGCTGCTTCTGTGCCTTCAGTTGTTCCTGTGCCTGCCGGTATGCTTCCCGGAGTCTGGCAGCCTGCTTTGCCCTGTCCAGGGACTGATGCAGAACGGTTAGCTGCTCCTCCAACCGGGCGCAGGTCTGTTCCGCCTGTTCCAGACCCTGTGCGTCCCGTTCCAGCAGCCGTTCCAGCAGGGGCAGCAGCTCGCTTTCCGGCAGAGTGCCCTCCAGGAGTCCTGTCAGCGTTTCCTGTTCCGGATCTTCCGGCATCAGCCGGATCCCGGCGGTGTACTGGCTGATGGCGCTGCGGATGCTGCTTCTGGTGCGTTCCAGCTCTCCGGTGCGCTCCTTGAGCCTGTCCTGTAAGCGGCGGTATGGCTCCGTCCGGAACAGTTTCCGGAAGATCTGTACCCGGTCATCGGTGGTGGCAAGGAGCATCCGGTAAAAGTCCCCCTGTGCCAGCATGGCGATCTGGGAGAACTGGTTCCGGTCGATGCCCAGCAGCTCCTGTACCGCCTGGTTCACCTCCTTGACCCGGGACAGCACCCTCCCGTCCGGCATGGTCAGCTCCGCTTCTGCACTCTGGGGGGTGGTGCCTGCTCCACGGGTCTTGGGTCGGTCGTATGCCGGATTCCGCCGGATGGTGTAGCGCTTTCCACCGTAGGCAAAGGTCAGCTCCACATAGGTGGGGGTGGCTGGGTCTGCATACTTGCTGCGGAGCATGCTACTGCTCCGGTTCTGTCCGCTTGCCTCCCCGTACAGGGCAAAGGCAATGGCGTCAAACAGGGTGGTCTTGCCTGCTCCCGTGTCTCCGGTGATTAGATACAGCCCCCGTTCCCCCAGTTGCTCCAGCGGCAGGGTGGTCTTTCCCGCATAGGGGCCGAATGCGGACATGGTCAGTGTAAGCGGTCTCATACTTCCTCCTCCCAGATTTCCTTGGTCAGCCCGTTCAGATATGCCAGTTGGGCATCATCCAGCTCCTTGTTGTTCTGCATCCGGTAAAAGTCTCCGAACAGCTCCAGAGGGGACTGATGCTCCAGGGTATCCTCCGGCAGCAGCTCTCCGGTTTCCCGGGTGCGCCGGTTGTCATAATCCAGCTTCATCAGATTCGGGTACACTGTCCGCAGTCTGCCGATGGCGTCCGGCACATCCTCCTCATCGGTCAGGGTGATATGCAGGTAGTCGAACCGGTTCTGCTGGGTGTAAGCGCTTCTGTCCATCACCTGGTCATAGGTTCCCCGGATCTCCCGGAGATCATGCTGTGGGGTCAGGGGCAGCAGGTTCAGTGTGACCTGTCCCTTTGCGTCAAGCTCCACCAGGGTGACGGATTTGTGGTGGGATGCCTCCGCAAAGGAATATTTCAAGGGAGTGCCGCAGTACCGGAGCGTGTCCCGTCCTACGGATTGGGGGCCGTGGAGATGTCCCAGCGCCACATAGTCAAAGTCCCGGAACAGGGCAGCATCCACTCCGTCAGAGCCGCCGATCAGCAGTTCTTCCTGCTCCAGTACCTGTGCGCCGGCAACGAACTGATGCGCCACCAGCACGTTTCGCCGCCGGGGATCCACCGGCAGTCCCTCCAGCGCCTTTTCCACTGCCTCCTGGCAGGAATGGATCTCCGTTTCCGGCATAACGCTCCGCAGGTAGGCAGGCTTTAAAAAGGGCAGCAGGTAGAAATCCACCGGGCCCAGGTCGTCCTCCAGGGTGATGGGGGAGATGCTGCCTCCGTACACCGGGGACATGTGGACGCCGCTGTGCCGCAGCAGCCGCCCTCCGTATGCAATGCGCTCCGGAGAGTCATGATTGCCGCTGATGGCAAATATGGTGCAGCCCAGGTGGGACAGCCCGGCTAAAAAATCATCCAGCAGACTGACTGCCTCTGCGGGCGGGGTGGGCTTGTCAAACAGATCCCCTGCCAGCAGTACCCCCTGGGGCTGCTCTGCTTGAACCAGCTGTAAGATCTGCTCCAGAATAAACCGCTGCTCCTCCAGCATGGAAAAGCCGTTCACACGCTTGCCCAGGTGCAGGTCGGACAAATGCATCAGCTTCATATTGTTCCTCCTGTTTCTTTGTCTTTTTCTGTTGTCTTTAGTATACCACGCTGCATGGAATTTTGCAAATGTGATCCAGTCTGGGGACGAAAAAATGCAGCCGGGCATTTCTGCCTGACTGCATCCGTTTTATCCATTCTGCTGCTTGACCAGTTGTACGATCAGCTCGGCGCAGGTTTCCAGTCCCAGTGCGCTACTGCACAGTGCCAACTGGTAATTCTGAACCTTGCCCCATTCCTGCCCGGTGTAATTCCGGTAATAGACCCGCCGCCGGTTGTCTCGTTCCTTGAGCATCTTCTCCGGGCTTTTGCCCTCCTTCACCTGCCCGGAAATCCGTTCTATCCGTGCCTTGACATCTGCCCAGATAAAAATATGCATGCAGTCCTGCCGCTCCCGGAGCACATAGTCGGCGCATCTGCCCACAATGACGCAGGGGCTTTCCGCCGCCAGCTTTTTGATGAGCTTGCATTGCTCTACATAGATCTCATCGTACAGGGACAGACTGCCGCTGCCCATGGCAGCACCGGCAATGGACAGATTGAACAGCAGACTGCTGCGGGAGGTGGCGTATTCGCCGCTTTCCTCGATGAATTTTTCCGAAAGGCCGCTTTCCTTTGCAACCTGCTCCACAATGTGCCGGTCGTAGAATTTCCAGCCCAACTGCTGCGCCACATGTTCGCCGATCTCGTGTCCGCCGCTGCCGAATTCACGGCTGATGGTAATGATGTTTGTCATAAAATCCCCTCCTGATTCAGTTCTGCGGCAGTCTGCCGCTTTGGCTTATAATCTATCCAGTACCTGTCGCCGGATCCGGCGCATCATCAGCAGTCCCAGGAGCAGGGCGCAAGCCTCCGCTGCCGGGAAAGCGATCCACACCAGTTCGGATGCATTGTCCAGTCTGGTCAGTCCCCAGGCAAGGGGAAGTGCTACGATAATCAGCCGCACCAGGGACAGCAGCAGGGATTGCACGCCGTGCCCCAGCGCCTGGAAGATGCCCTGGTAGCCGATGTTCGCACCCATGCACAGATACCCCAGGCTGATGATCCGGATCGCCAGAACGCATAGGAACCGGGTTTCCTCCGATACGGCAAAGATGCCCACCAGCGGACGGGCAAAGACCTGTAAAATCACTGCGCCCACCAGCATGATGATGCACGCATACAGTTGTCCGTACCGGATGCCCTGCCGGATCCGCTGCTTGCTGCCCATGCCGTAGTTGAAGCCGATCACCGGGATCATGGCGTTGTTCATGCCGAACGCCGCAAAGCATACAAACTGCTGGATCTTGTAGTACATGCCGTATGCGGTGACTGCGGCGGCGGATACATCCCGGAGAATGATGTTGACCCCATAGGTCATAAAGGACATGAGTGCCTGCATGAGGATCGCCGGGATGCCTACCTGGTAGATTTCCCGGATCACCCGGAGCCGGGGACGCAGAAAGCGGAGACCGGTATCCAGCTCTGTCCGGGCGTGTCGGTAAAAGAACAGCGCATCCAGCCCGCAGGAAACAAACTGCCCGATGACGGTGGCGTATGCGGCGCCTGCAACCCCCAGTGCCGGACAGCCCAGCCAGCCAAAGATCAGAATGGGATCCAGCACGATGTTGACCAGTGCGCCGGAAATCTGGGCGATGGTGGTCTGCATGGTTCTGCCGGTGGCCTGCAGCAGCTTTTCATAAGTCAGGTACATGGTCACGCCCAGGGAGCCAATGGTGCAGATCCGCAGATAGCTTACTGCAAGCTCCGTTGCCAGGGGATCCCGGGTCTGGGTGTGGATATACGCCGGTACGCCCACCAGCCCGAACAGCAGATATATCCCGAAGGTGCAAAGGGACAGGAAGATAGAATTGCCGGCAATGGCGCTTGCCTGCTGCCGGTCTCCTGCCCCCAGGCTTTTGGACAGCAGTGCGTTGATGCCCACGCCGGTACCCACGCTGATCGCTACCATCAGCATCTGCACCGGGAACGCCAGTGTCAGGGCGTTTACCGCCAGATCCCCCATATTTCTGATCTGCTCCGTGTCCGGCATGCAGCTGACAAAGTAGCTGTCCACAATGTTGTACAGAGCCTGCAAGGCCATGGAAACGATCATAGGCGCCCCCATACCCAGCAGCAGCCGGCGTACCGGAACGGTACCCATTTTGTTTTGTTCTGTTGAAACTGCCTGCTTCATAGATACCTCCTGAAAATAAAAAAGAACCGTGCCGCTGCAAATCTGGATTTATGCCTTGCAGCTACACGATTCATTACGATTTTATTTTAGCACAAAATCGCAGAGAAGGTAATAGGCAATTTCAACAAATTCTGAGCTTACCCCCATTGTAGCATACTTCTCTGCGTCAGTCAACGGCGCAGAAAAATAAATTGTCACCCGATTTTAAGATATGGTTGACAATTCGGCCGGAGTATGCTATGATAAAAGCAGATTTTTGAGAAACGAGGAATGCTTATGTCACAAACTGCCGCCCCTGCCAAGGGCTTTGCCCTGCGGGATCTTGCCTTCATCGGACTGTTCGCCGTGCTGATCGCTGTCTGCTCCTGGATCACCATTCCCGGTGCGGTGCCCTTCACGCTCCAAACCTTCGGGGTGTTCTGCACCCTGGGCATGCTGGGGGGCAGGCGTGGTACCTGCGCCATTCTGGTGTACATTTTGTTAGGGATCGTGGGAATCCCGGTGTTCTCCGGCTTTACCGGCGGCATCGGACAGTTACTGGGGATGACCGGCGGTTATATTCTGGGCTTTTTGCTGATGGGTCTGCTGTACTGGCTGATGACCCGGCTTACCGGCAGCAGTCTGCCGGTAATGATCCTTGCCATGGTGCTTGGGCTTGCGGTATGCTACACCTTCGGCACCATCTGGTTCCTACAGGTTTACACCAGGCAGAAGGGGGCAATCACCCTGATGGCGGCTTTGTGGAGCTGTGTGTTTCCCTTTCTGATTCCGGATGGGATCAAGCTGGCGCTGGCATTGCTCCTCACCAAGCGGCTCACCAGGCAGTTCCGGATCTGACAAACGAAACACCGTGCAGGGCATACCCGCACGGTGTTGTTTTTATGTTTCCGTATAGACGCAGGAAAAGTTCGTGAACCGGACGGTGTTATCTCCCACCGCATAGAGCCCCAGGATCACCCCGGTAAAGGGACTGGAGATCTCGCTGGACAGATATTTGCTCTGTCCGGTGCCCAGGTGGGTCTCGCCGGATTCGGTGACCACGGAGAAGTGGTAGCAGGCAGGCTCCATCCGGATCACCAGCCGGGCGCTGTTCCCGGTCAGAGGGATCTCCTTCTGAATCTGATGCACGCCCCCGATGTTCAGCCGGCACAGGGCGGTGATGCCTGTCTCCCCACGGCGCAGAGCCACTTCGTAATGCTCCTGCTCACTCATGTAGCAGGTCAGTCCTGCCTCTCCCTTGTCCAGCTCCAGCACGCACTGTACAGTGCCGGAAAAGTCCTGCTGCCGCAGTCCGATGAAGGTGGGGGATCCCGGCTCGTCCAGGGTCACCTCTGTGCCATGCAGCAGGGCGCTGCCCTGGGTCAGGCCGTACTGCTCCATCCGGGGATGCCGCAGAAAGCACCATTCCCTGTACCAGTCCGGCGCAGCAAAGCTCCGTTCCGGCAGGGGCTTCTGTGCAAAGTCTCCTGCAATGTCATAGCACTCCGCCGTGGTGCCGTCCGTGCCTGCGGTGAACCAGCCCTCCTCATCAAAGGTGACAGGCGTCAGGAACACTTCTCTGCCCAGGTGATGGAATGCCATCCACAGCGCCTGCTGCCGGAAGCCCAGACTGAGAATATGCCAGTTCCCCCGGGCATCCTGCACCAGATCGCCGTGACCGATGCCCTGAATCGGGTAGGGTGCTTTGTTCCGGTTGGTCAGCACCGGGTTGTGGGGATATCCCGTAAAAGACCCCCACAGGGACTTGCTCCGGGCATAGGTGATCATATGCCCGTACTCGGTGCCTCCCTCCGCTGCCATCAGATAGTACCAGTCCCCGATCCGGTACAGGTGCGGGCTTTCCAGGAACCGTCCCCCGGAGCCCTGCCAGATGCATCTGGAGGGGGACAGCTTTTCTCCGGTGGCAAGGTCGATCTGACACTGCACCACCCCGTTGACGCCGTCCGCATCGGTGCCGTTGCTCATAAAGTAGGCATTGCCGGCTTCAAAATACAGAGAGGGATCGATGCCGTCCTGAGCCACCGCCACCGGATCAGACCATGCTCCGTGGATATCGTCGGTGTACACATAGAAATTCTCCCCGGTGGAGGCGTTGGTGGTGACCATGTAGAATCTGCCGTTCAGATGCCGGATGGTGGGAGCAAAAACGCCGCCGCTGCTGGGAACTTGTTCCAGTGCCGCCTGGCTGGGGCGGGTCAGCACATGGCCGATCTGGCTCCAGTTCACCAGATCCTTGCTTTCAAAGAGGGGAACGCCGGGAAAGTACTGAAAGCTGCTGCAAACCATGTAATACATGCCGTTTGCGCAGCATACGCTGGGGTCCGGGTAAAACCCCTTCAGAACCGGATTGTGGTAAATCATAGCTTCTCCATTCTCCGCTGTCTGCGGATGTTTTTCAGGCAGCACCGGGCACAGCTTGCGGGGTGCTGCCTTTATTTTAGCATACCCGTCGTCGGTTGTAAAGCCGATGCTTCCGGAGAATCCGGCTATGCAACCCTTTGTTTTGGCATGCAGGAGGGCGTTGGAGCATTCCTTTGTGCATTTTGCCGAAAGGGCGTTGTTTGATGTGAAAAAATCGGCGCAAATGGATGGATTGCAAAAAAAACGCCGAAAGTTTTCCAACACCCATTGAAAAGCGGATGGGTTTATGCTATACTATTTTGTAAGCGTGCACACAGGGCAGGCGTTGCGTTGCATCCCTTCCCATGACAGTTTTATGACACTTTTCATGCAGATTTTCGGAGAAGGCTCTGGCTTGCCGTACTATAATAATATAGTATTATGACGGCAGCATGCTTTTGAGGAGGCGCTTTTTATGGGGTATTCCATATATATTGCGGACGATGAAAAGAATATCCGGGATCTGATCAAGAGTTTCCTGGAAAGTGACGGATACCGGGTGTGGGCGTTTGAAACCGGAGACGCTTTGATGGGGGCATTCCAGGCGGCACCGGCGGATCTTGTAATATTGGACATTATGATGCCCGGTACGGACGGGCTTACCATCTGTCAGCAGCTTCGTGCCAAGACGGATGTGCCCATCATTATGCTGACGGCGAAGGATTCCGAGTACGATTATGTACAGGGCATCACCATCGGCAGTGACGATTATCTGACAAAGCCCTTCCGGCCTACCACTCTGCTGATGCGGGTGCGTTCCCTGCTGCGCCGGATGGAAATGAACAGCCGGCGACCCGTGCAGCCGGAGGAACCGGATGACCTGGTAGTGGGGGATCTGACCTTTTCGGCGGAGGCCAACACCATTAGCTGCAACGGCAAGGGCATCGGCTTTACCCAGACGGAGCTGCGGATGCTTTCCTATATGATGCAGAAGCCCGGCAAGGCATATGCCCGGGACAAGCTGCTGGAAACCATCTGGGGCTATGAGACTGAAGTGGAGACCCGGGTGACGGACGAAACCCTCCGGCGGATCCGGCGGAAGCTCTCCCTGGCAGGCAGCAGCGTCTGCGTACAGACCATCTGGGGCTACGGCTATAAACTTGAGGTATCGGAGCCTGTAAAATGAAACACATCAAAGTCCGGATCCTGGCGACCATCTGGGTTTCGATCTTCTTACTGTTCGTGCCCTTCTACATCATCCTCAACCTGACTCTGCCGGTGCATTTTGAAAAGGAAGCCAAGGCGGCGCTCACCTATGAAATGGAGTATATGAGCAGCATGCAGAAGCAGGAGTCGGAGGATGCGCTCGCCCTGGACTATGTGGGCATCTTTTTCAGCGGGGATATCTGCTTTATCGACCTGACGCAGGATCCGGCGGAGAACAGTGCGGCGGACAACAGCTACGGCAAGTACAATGTACAGAGTGCGGAGCATGACGTGCTGTCCTATTACGACAGCCAGGGGCTTCCCTTCGGACAGATCCGGACATTGAAAACCGACAACGGCTACTACGTCATGGTTCTGTACGAGGACGTGTTCTCCTGGGACGGAGAAAAGGTGCCCACCATCATGTATCTGAACATTCAGCCCATCGTCCAGTACACCAAGCGGCTGAACTGGCTGCTGGATGCCATTTTCCTGTGCGTGGCTGCCATCATGAGCGTGATCGGCTTCCGGCTGGGAGGACAGATCGAGGAATCCCAGGAAAACCAGCGTCGCTTCTTCCAGAATTCCTCCCACGAGCTGAAAACTCCTCTGATGGCGATCCAGGGCTATGCGGAAGGCATCCAGACCGGGGTGGTGGATCCCATCCATTCGGCGGAGGTCATCATGCAGGAAAGCGACCGGCTGACCCGGATGGTGGAGGAGATCCTGTACATTTCCAAGATCGATGTGCATCAGTTAGTACTGCATATTGCGGTGCTGGATGTGCGGGAGCTGTTGTATGACTGTCTGCGCTCCGCAGAGCCGATCCAGAACAAAAAGCAATGCAGCGTGGTGACGGATTTTCCGGATGCGCCGGTGCGGGTGCGCTGTGATGAGGATCAGCTGACCCGGGCGTTTATGAACGTGCTGATCAACGGCATGCGGCACTGCGACAAGACGGTGTGGCTGTCCTGCAAGGCGGATCGGCATATTATCACCATTACCATCCGGGACGATGGGGGCGGCATGGATCCCCAGGATCTGCCCCATGTATTTGACCGGTTCTATTCCGGCAAAAAGGGCAATACGGGCATCGGGCTGGCGCTGGCATCTGACATCATCCGGCTGCACAAGGGCAGCATCACCGCCCACAACGACAAGAGCGGTGCAGTGTTTGAGATCCGCCTGCCGGTAGCACCATAGTCTGTGACACTTTTGTGACAATTTTAATGCAGGTTCATGGGGAAACCCCTTGAACCGGTTTGCTATACTGATTATGTATGTG from the Ruminococcus champanellensis 18P13 = JCM 17042 genome contains:
- a CDS encoding sensor histidine kinase translates to MKHIKVRILATIWVSIFLLFVPFYIILNLTLPVHFEKEAKAALTYEMEYMSSMQKQESEDALALDYVGIFFSGDICFIDLTQDPAENSAADNSYGKYNVQSAEHDVLSYYDSQGLPFGQIRTLKTDNGYYVMVLYEDVFSWDGEKVPTIMYLNIQPIVQYTKRLNWLLDAIFLCVAAIMSVIGFRLGGQIEESQENQRRFFQNSSHELKTPLMAIQGYAEGIQTGVVDPIHSAEVIMQESDRLTRMVEEILYISKIDVHQLVLHIAVLDVRELLYDCLRSAEPIQNKKQCSVVTDFPDAPVRVRCDEDQLTRAFMNVLINGMRHCDKTVWLSCKADRHIITITIRDDGGGMDPQDLPHVFDRFYSGKKGNTGIGLALASDIIRLHKGSITAHNDKSGAVFEIRLPVAP
- a CDS encoding glycoside hydrolase family 43 protein — protein: MIYHNPVLKGFYPDPSVCCANGMYYMVCSSFQYFPGVPLFESKDLVNWSQIGHVLTRPSQAALEQVPSSGGVFAPTIRHLNGRFYMVTTNASTGENFYVYTDDIHGAWSDPVAVAQDGIDPSLYFEAGNAYFMSNGTDADGVNGVVQCQIDLATGEKLSPSRCIWQGSGGRFLESPHLYRIGDWYYLMAAEGGTEYGHMITYARSKSLWGSFTGYPHNPVLTNRNKAPYPIQGIGHGDLVQDARGNWHILSLGFRQQALWMAFHHLGREVFLTPVTFDEEGWFTAGTDGTTAECYDIAGDFAQKPLPERSFAAPDWYREWCFLRHPRMEQYGLTQGSALLHGTEVTLDEPGSPTFIGLRQQDFSGTVQCVLELDKGEAGLTCYMSEQEHYEVALRRGETGITALCRLNIGGVHQIQKEIPLTGNSARLVIRMEPACYHFSVVTESGETHLGTGQSKYLSSEISSPFTGVILGLYAVGDNTVRFTNFSCVYTET
- a CDS encoding response regulator transcription factor, with the translated sequence MGYSIYIADDEKNIRDLIKSFLESDGYRVWAFETGDALMGAFQAAPADLVILDIMMPGTDGLTICQQLRAKTDVPIIMLTAKDSEYDYVQGITIGSDDYLTKPFRPTTLLMRVRSLLRRMEMNSRRPVQPEEPDDLVVGDLTFSAEANTISCNGKGIGFTQTELRMLSYMMQKPGKAYARDKLLETIWGYETEVETRVTDETLRRIRRKLSLAGSSVCVQTIWGYGYKLEVSEPVK